The DNA region CGGGCCGGGAGCCTGGCAGTCCAAGGCGGGCCAGGTCCCCACAGGAGGCCCCCATGCTAGCTAGTGATATCATCAGATATCCAAAGGAGGTGTGATGGGTATGGATGTCCTGGTGCGAGATGTTCCCGATGAGATTGTGGCGGCGCTGGACGAGCAGGCCTCGCGGCTCGGCATCTCCCGGACCGAGTATCTGCGGAGGCGGCTCGGGGAACTCGCCTCGGGCTCAGCCAGCAGAGTGACGCTGGCGGATCTGAAGCGGACTGCACGAACATTCCAGGACCTGGACGACCCCGACGTCATGCGCGGTGCCTGGGGTTGAACGGTTGGCTGATCGACAAATCGGCGTATACGCGCCTCCAGATCAGCCCCGATGCTCAGAACTGGGCGAACCGGATCCAACGCGGGCTGGTTCGCATATCGT from Actinomycetota bacterium includes:
- a CDS encoding antitoxin yields the protein MGMDVLVRDVPDEIVAALDEQASRLGISRTEYLRRRLGELASGSASRVTLADLKRTARTFQDLDDPDVMRGAWG